Proteins co-encoded in one Oceanococcus atlanticus genomic window:
- a CDS encoding ABC transporter permease, whose translation MIEASIRWRSMAGVWRRHAVCLLRTWKVALTWFLIEPAFVLIAMGAGVGRLIDELPGHGSYAEFVTPGMIVGMAMFHALFECAWGCFNRIQQSTLETMLTAPVSVTELAAGEVLWGGTRAIISTLAVGSFALILGWLPLAALPGVVLISAIVGLQFGAIGLCFAAASPTLSTLTLVFTVLATPLFFFSGSFFPIEVLPAWLQPLAWLAPLTPGVHLARGFAVGAFDMSHLWSVGYLLLLSVGFFPIAVRLLRHRLVK comes from the coding sequence ATGATTGAGGCATCGATCCGTTGGCGCAGCATGGCCGGTGTCTGGCGTCGCCACGCTGTGTGTCTGTTGCGTACCTGGAAGGTGGCGCTGACCTGGTTTCTGATCGAGCCAGCCTTTGTGCTGATCGCCATGGGAGCCGGTGTTGGGCGTCTTATCGATGAGTTGCCCGGTCATGGCAGTTATGCCGAGTTTGTAACTCCCGGCATGATTGTCGGCATGGCCATGTTCCATGCGTTATTTGAGTGCGCCTGGGGATGTTTTAACCGCATCCAGCAAAGTACGCTGGAGACCATGCTGACGGCGCCCGTAAGCGTGACCGAACTGGCTGCGGGCGAAGTGTTGTGGGGTGGCACGCGGGCCATCATTTCCACCCTGGCAGTTGGCAGTTTCGCCCTGATTCTGGGTTGGTTGCCGCTGGCTGCGTTGCCTGGCGTGGTACTGATTTCGGCCATAGTCGGTCTGCAGTTTGGCGCCATCGGACTGTGCTTCGCCGCCGCTTCACCCACACTGTCGACCCTCACGTTGGTGTTCACGGTCCTGGCCACGCCGTTGTTCTTCTTCAGTGGGTCGTTTTTCCCCATCGAGGTTCTGCCGGCTTGGCTGCAGCCGCTGGCCTGGTTAGCGCCATTGACGCCTGGTGTGCATTTGGCCCGCGGGTTTGCGGTCGGCGCGTTCGACATGTCGCACCTTTGGTCAGTCGGGTATTTGCTGCTGCTGAGCGTTGGGTTTTTCCCCATCGCTGTGCGCCTGCTGCGCCATCGTCTGGTCAAATGA
- a CDS encoding ABC transporter ATP-binding protein codes for MTRVESVIQVEGLVKSYADFRAIDGISFEVRSGETVGLLGPNGAGKTSTMRVLAGLSPWDEGRVRVCDLDAATQGRNIRQIMGVVTQHDGLDGEVTVRQNLELFAYLSGVSRQRAHARADEVLAFFSLTARADDEVDDLSGGMKRRLAIARALMIEPQVIVLDEPTTGLDPHSRAQVWEKLAQLKSDGVTVLMSTHYMDEAAILCDRIAIMDRGRILALAPPHELIERYAGDDVVEIRLDVKDRQRVRDALTAAGIAWRELGAMFRVLDADPDLSALQNVPGLRIERRSANLEDVFLRLTGKELDND; via the coding sequence GTGACACGCGTTGAATCGGTAATTCAGGTCGAAGGCCTGGTTAAAAGTTATGCGGACTTTCGCGCCATCGACGGCATCAGCTTCGAGGTGCGCAGCGGCGAGACAGTCGGGCTGCTTGGTCCCAATGGCGCGGGCAAGACCAGCACCATGCGGGTTCTGGCCGGACTTTCGCCGTGGGACGAGGGGCGCGTGCGTGTGTGCGATCTCGACGCTGCCACTCAAGGTCGGAATATCCGTCAGATCATGGGCGTGGTGACACAACACGACGGTCTCGATGGCGAAGTCACGGTGCGGCAGAACCTCGAATTGTTTGCTTATTTGTCGGGCGTTTCGCGCCAGCGTGCGCATGCCAGGGCGGATGAAGTCCTCGCATTTTTCAGCCTGACGGCGCGCGCCGATGACGAAGTGGATGACTTATCCGGCGGCATGAAGCGTCGCCTGGCCATTGCCAGAGCACTGATGATTGAGCCGCAGGTGATCGTACTTGACGAGCCGACAACCGGGCTTGATCCGCACAGCCGGGCCCAGGTGTGGGAAAAACTCGCCCAGCTCAAATCCGACGGGGTCACTGTATTGATGTCGACGCACTACATGGATGAGGCCGCGATCCTGTGTGATCGCATTGCCATCATGGACCGTGGGCGGATATTGGCCCTGGCACCGCCGCATGAACTCATCGAGCGCTACGCGGGGGACGATGTGGTCGAAATTCGACTCGACGTCAAAGACCGGCAGAGGGTGCGCGATGCCTTGACCGCAGCTGGTATTGCTTGGCGTGAGCTCGGCGCCATGTTTCGTGTGCTTGATGCGGATCCTGATCTTTCGGCGCTGCAGAATGTGCCAGGACTTCGCATTGAACGCCGGAGCGCCAATTTGGAAGACGTGTTCCTGCGCCTGACCGGCAAGGAGCTGGACAATGATTGA